The window ACCCGTCCATTTCCGGCATACGCACATCCATCAGCACGATCGCAAAGTCATGCTTCAAAGAGAGGCCCAGCGCTTCATTGCCCGAGCCAGCCTTGTATATGGCAAGCCCCATATCCTCCAGAAGTCCTTCAAGCGCAACCAAGTTCTCAGGCCGGTCGTCTACCAGCAATACCGGTATCTTTTCGGGTTCAGTCATTTCTGCAGCTCCTTTACGTTCTGGGATTCCTCTGCTGTCATTTTGCACTGCCTCTGTGCCAGGTTGCAGAGAAGCAGCGGCATCTCTTTTAGCGGAAGAACATAGTCTGCCCTGACCGCCGCAAGTGCGCTTCGCGGCATCGAGTCTGCCTCAGCATCTGCAGGGTCCTGGATGATCACAAGCCCGCCCCTGTCCTGAATCATTTTTAACCCTCTGGCTCCGTCCGAGCCTGCGCCGGTCAGGATAATACCGATCAGTCCGGGACCGAATACGTCTGCAGCCGACTCAAAGAGAACATCAACAGATGGCCGTGCAAAATTCACCGGCTGGTCCACGGAAAGTGCCAGCGTTTCATCCCTTTCAACCAGCATATGATAATTCGGAGGCGCAAGATAAGCGGTCCCGGGCATAATCTTTTCCTCTTCATCAGCCTCCTTGACCTGTATGGCACAATGGGTCTTGAGCAGTTTTGCAAGATCGCTCTCTGAAGCAGCGCTTATGTGGTGCACGATAAGAAGCGGAAGCGGAAAACCGGCAGGCAGACCGCCGAGCAGGAGACTGAGCGCCTCCACACCGCCCATCGATACCCCTGCGGCCACGGCGCAAAACTGCTTCCGAAGTCCCCTATGCATATTGCTTCCTGTAGATGCGTGTGCCGTGCACCATTTCCCGGTATCTGCCGGATATGCCGCGGCCCGAAAGAGTCTCCTTCATCCCAAGGCAGAGAAAACCGCCGTTTGAGAGGCTTGCATCAAAAAGGCAGAGGACGCGCTCCTTCAGCACCGGCCGGAAGTAAATCAATAAATTTCTGCAGAGGATCATCTGCATCTCACCAATCCCGGCGTCGACCGTCAGGTTGTGTGAAGCAAAGACAATGGCATTTTTGAGCTTTTGAGACAGTATGGCGCGGTCATACCGGGCGGTATAATAGTCGGCAAAATCCTTTTTCCCTCCGGCCCTCTGATAACCCTGCGTGAACTGCTGCATCTTATCGAGGGGATAAATACCCTCCTCAGCCTGCTGAAGTACCGTTTCGTTTATGTCCGTCGCATAGATCCTGAAATGTCCATCAAATCCTTCCTCGCCAAGCAGAATGGCCAGGGAGTAAGCTTCCTCGCCTGCTGCGCATCCTGCGACCCATATCTTGATAAACGGGTAGGTCTTGAGGTGCGGTACGACCTCCTCCCTCACTGCCTTAAAGAACTGAGCGTCACGAAACATCTCCGAAACATTTACGGTTATCCCTTCCAGCAGGCCGCTGAACAGTTTGCGGTCGCGCAGCACGCGCTCCTGCGCCTCAGAAAAACTGTTGAAACCGTTTTTCTGGAGCCACTGCGTCAGCCGCCGTTTAAGGGAAGCCTCGGCATATTCCCTGAAGTCATACCCGTAGACCCGGAAGATGCCCTCCAGCAGAAGCCGTATCTCAATGTCTTCAATCGCCGACAGTTCCATATCGATAGCCCGTTAGGTATCCAGCTCTTCCCTGAGCCTTCTCAACAGTTCGCCGGGAGATACCGGCTTGGAGATCAGGGGTATTCCGCTTTCCAGGAGCTTCTTCTCCTGTATCACGTCCGAAGTATATCCGCTCATGAAGAGGAACTTTGCAGCCGGATTAAGCCTGCGTATTTCATCATATGCATCCCTGCCGCTCTTCTTCGGCATTACCAGGTCAGTAAGTATCAACTGAATCGCCTCCCTGTTTTCCCGGTATTTCGTCACCGCATCCACGCCGTCGACCGCTTCGATGATCGTGTACCCGGCCAGTGTCAGCACAGTCCGGATCAGTCTTCTGACGTCTTCCTCATCCTCGGCAAGCAAAATAGTCTCCGTGCCTCCTGTGTGAGATTCTTCTGTCTTCTGTATCGATAACTTCTCTTTTCCTTCTATCAGAGGCAGGTATATCCTGAAGGTAGTTCCTTTGCCAGGTTCGCTGTACACATGTATTTCACCCTTATGCTGCCTGACGATACCATACACGATAGAGAGACCCAGGCCGGTGCCTTTACTCTTGTCCTTTGTGGTGAAGAACGGTTCAAATATCCGCTCCCTTGTCGTCTCATCCATTCCTGCACCGGTATCACTCACCGTGATAAGTGCGTAAGGACCTGGCTTTTCAAACAGGTGGGTGCTGAGGTATGTCTCGTCAATCGTAACGGCTCCTGTCTCTACGGTGAGGAGTCCGCATTTTGGCATCGCGTCCCGGGCGTTCGTGCAGAGGTTCATGATGACCTGCTCCAATTGCCCCGCGTCAGCCATGACCGTCAGCTCTGCCTCTGTCAGGCGTATCCTGAGTTCAAGATCCTCTCCGATGAGCCGCCGGAGAAACTTCTCCATGTTTCGTACCACCGCGTTCAGGTCGGTCGGTTTGAGGTCTATTGTCTGCTTTCTGCTGAATGCAAGAAGTTTTTGTGTCAGATTGGCGGCCTTATCTGAGACTTCAAGTATCTGTTCTGCATAGGTTTTTATCACTGGGTCCTGGGTTGCATGCAGATTTATCAGGGTTGCATAACCAATAACTGCCGTCAGCATATTATTGAAGTCGTGGGCTACGCCACCGGCAAGTTGTCCTATCGATTCCATCTTCTGTGCATGAAGAAGCTGGGCTTCAAGTTTCGATCTCTCTTCCTGGGCGCCCCGTTCATGGGTGAGATCATGCATGCTCACCATAAAGCTCACCGGAATTTCCTGCCTGTCTCTGACAAACCGTGAGCTGATCTCAACAGGCCGTCTCATCAAATTAGCCGGATGGTCAGCCTCAAGGGCAATAAGGATATCCCGGTTCTCCTCCTGTGCCCTGCAGACAGGGCATGATCTGCTCTCTGTATCCGGATGGAGGAGATGCGCAATGTGACAGCCGATCGCATCTTCAGGGGTGCTGCCTGTCATTTCATAGAATGCCCTGTTGGCCCTCATCAGACAGCGGTTCAGGTCAAGGATGTAGATAACATCGGCGGATGCGTCCATTGCAGCGTTCCACTCACGTACCGTGCGCTCCAGGGCCTGCTCTGCGATTTTGCGTTCGGCGATATCGCTCTGCAATTGCTCATTGGCCTGCCGCAGTTCGGCGGTGCGTTCATTGACGAGTGTTTCAAGCTGCTGTTCGTGCATCTCAATCATACGCCGCTGGCGGTATAACTCGCAAAATACCCTTATCTTGCTCCGGAGTATTGTCGGCTCGATCGGCTTCAGCAGATAATCNNNNNNNNNNNNNNNNNNACCCGTCCATTTCCGGCATACGCACATCCATCAGCACGATCGCAAAGTCATGCTTCAAAGAGAGGCCCAGCGCTTCATTGCCCGAGCCAGCCTTGTATATGGCAAGCCCCATATCCTCCAGAAGTCCTTCAAGCGCAACCAGGTTCTCAGGCCGGTCGTCTACCAGCAATACCGGTATCTTTTCGGGTTCAGTCATTTCCGTTTATTCCCTCTTCAGGTTACGTCTGCCGGTAGAGCCAGACCCGCAGGAGCGAAAGGAGCTTTTCAATATCGAGCGGCTTGGATATATAGTCGCTTGCCCCGGCCTGAATGCATTTTTCCTGGTCCCCTGCCATTGCCTTGGCGGTCATGGCAATAATAGGCAGATTCCGGCAGCGAGGGTCGAGGCGGATCGCGCGGATCGCCTCGTACCCGTCCATCTCGGGCATCATGATGTCCATGAGAACGATATTAATATCCTGATGCTCCCGTATTCTGGCCAGGGCCTCCTTCCCGTTTTCAGCCTCGATGATGACCATGTTTTTGTCTGACAGGATGCTCGAGAGGGAAAAGACGTTGCGCATATCGTCATCCACCAGCAGCACTTTTTTCCCCTCAAGCATGGCCTCCCGGTCGAGCGCAGCCCGTATCATCTTCTGCTTTTCCCGGGGCAGATCGTTTTCGACCATATGGAGAAAGAGGGTCACTTCATTTAAAAGCCGTTCCGGACCCTTTGCCCCCTTGATAATGATACTGCGTGCGTAATGCTGCAGTTTCAGCTCCTCCTCATGGGAAAGGTCGCGGCCGGTATGTATTATGACCGGGATGCTCCTGAGCTTCTCATCCCGGTGTATATGTTCAAGCAGATCAAAGCCGGACATGTCCGGCAGGCCGATATCAAGGACAATGCAGTCAATCTGCCTTTGGCCGAGGATATCGATTGCCTCTCTGC of the Nitrospirota bacterium genome contains:
- a CDS encoding response regulator, which codes for DYLLKPIEPTILRSKIRVFCELYRQRRMIEMHEQQLETLVNERTAELRQANEQLQSDIAERKIAEQALERTVREWNAAMDASADVIYILDLNRCLMRANRAFYEMTGSTPEDAIGCHIAHLLHPDTESRSCPVCRAQEENRDILIALEADHPANLMRRPVEISSRFVRDRQEIPVSFMVSMHDLTHERGAQEERSKLEAQLLHAQKMESIGQLAGGVAHDFNNMLTAVIGYATLINLHATQDPVIKTYAEQILEVSDKAANLTQKLLAFSRKQTIDLKPTDLNAVVRNMEKFLRRLIGEDLELRIRLTEAELTVMADAGQLEQVIMNLCTNARDAMPKCGLLTVETGAVTIDETYLSTHLFEKPGPYALITVSDTGAGMDETTRERIFEPFFTTKDKSKGTGLGLSIVYGIVRQHKGEIHVYSEPGKGTTFRIYLPLIEGKEKLSIQKTEESHTGGTETILLAEDEEDVRRLIRTVLTLAGYTIIEAVDGVDAVTKYRENREAIQLILTDLVMPKKSGRDAYDEIRRLNPAAKFLFMSGYTSDVIQEKKLLESGIPLISKPVSPGELLRRLREELDT
- a CDS encoding protein-glutamate O-methyltransferase CheR, which codes for MELSAIEDIEIRLLLEGIFRVYGYDFREYAEASLKRRLTQWLQKNGFNSFSEAQERVLRDRKLFSGLLEGITVNVSEMFRDAQFFKAVREEVVPHLKTYPFIKIWVAGCAAGEEAYSLAILLGEEGFDGHFRIYATDINETVLQQAEEGIYPLDKMQQFTQGYQRAGGKKDFADYYTARYDRAILSQKLKNAIVFASHNLTVDAGIGEMQMILCRNLLIYFRPVLKERVLCLFDASLSNGGFLCLGMKETLSGRGISGRYREMVHGTRIYRKQYA
- a CDS encoding chemotaxis protein CheB → MHRGLRKQFCAVAAGVSMGGVEALSLLLGGLPAGFPLPLLIVHHISAASESDLAKLLKTHCAIQVKEADEEEKIMPGTAYLAPPNYHMLVERDETLALSVDQPVNFARPSVDVLFESAADVFGPGLIGIILTGAGSDGARGLKMIQDRGGLVIIQDPADAEADSMPRSALAAVRADYVLPLKEMPLLLCNLAQRQCKMTAEESQNVKELQK
- a CDS encoding response regulator — translated: MTEPEKIPVLLVDDRPENLVALEGLLEDMGLAIYKAGSGNEALGLSLKHDFAIVLMDVRMPEMDG
- a CDS encoding response regulator, translated to MTEPEKIPVLLVDDRPENLVALEGLLEDMGLAIYKAGSGNEALGLSLKHDFAIVLMDVRMPEMDG